In Nostoc piscinale CENA21, the genomic stretch CGAAGGAGTTAGTTTTTGCAAGTGGTTTGTCACTACAGGCGGCTATGACAGCCTCAATTTATTTGTTCAGTCAATCAATAGTTATGGTGAGAAAGTTCCCCATGTCCTCGTCAGGAATTGCGGACTATGTGACGACTGGGAACACGTTGATTCTGACCCGAATATGCAACAGTTAGTACAGAAGCATAACGTTCGGGTTGTGGACTTTCCGAAATTGGCATACAAAGAAAGAAATATCATTGACCAAACTCGAATGACCTTCTCAGAAGCAAGAGAATACAAAGAATTTGGTATTTTGAGCAAACAGCGAGTCGTACATTTTCTCAAGCTGGCTTACGCTGCTTTTGAAAAAGTTGGCATTTGGTATGAAGAAGTAAAGCAGGCTTAAAATTGAGTCGATATTTATCCACAACACAAGTAGTTTTAGTGTTGTGGCCTTACCCTAATTAGGACTTACTAGCATTGAGAATCTCACGAAAATCCACTTCTACTGGATGACCAAACCCTTTAGGTGCTGGTACAAGTGGTTTCAATACTTCCCACTCTGCATCACTCAAATCGCTGGCATAGGGTTTCCTTTGGGGATTGGAAATCTCAGGTAGACTACTCATTTTTTTTACAACTATTCCACCTAATCTAGATTAAAATCCAGTCCCGCTCATTCAAAAGCTCTTTATCTTTTCTTGACGAATCACCTCTTAAACAGATTGCTAATCTTACCGATGAACGACGTTGGATTCTCCAGTTTCTCGGCGCTCCTTGCAGAAAATATTATCTCTTAACCTGATACACCTGCGGAATGTAGGTTTGAATGCCATGAATAGTAAAACTTTTCCTCCTGCCTTCTGCTATATATTTCGCGGCGGAATTTCTCGTCCTTGATAGAATTGTTTTTCTAACTTGCCTAAGCCAAACCAAATTCCGCCACCGAGTAATACAGCTAAGTTAGCAATAATCACGGTGAGATTAGAAGTATGACCTGGAAGCAAGACCGATAAAGACAATAAACTCCAAATTAATGCTGTTGCTATCACAACTCCTAGCCGCAAACGTTGGAGGTTTTTTAGGGCAGTTCGACAACTACTGCAATGTTTCGTGTGGGAATGGTATCTATCTAATAAAGCTTCTTTGGGTAGTGGCGGTGGTAAGGTTTTTCCGGGAAATGATTCTGCACAATATTGCTTTACCCAAGAACGCAATTGAAATACAAAAATATCCGCTTTAGTTGGTAAATAAAACGCCTTGGTAAAGTTATCAGTGCCACCTTTTTGTTCTAAATAACGCTCTTGGTGATGTAAGAAAATCTGGTCATCTTCGAGTACCCCATTTTGCCCTAGATGAGAGTACCAGCGAGGTGTGAGTTTAATAAATAATCCTGGTAATTTTGATGAAAATTTGAAAGGAAAACGTGCAAATAAACGACATTCTCCTTTACGTATAGGAGTTGCGTAAACGACTGTTAATGTTCTACCAAATTGCTTGGAGGTGAGATCATGCCACATCAACCCCGGCGCAATAAAGGTGGTATCTTGTTTGCCTAAAGTGCCTTTGCGGGGGCCTTCTTGCCAAAGTCCTTTAAAGCCCCATTTGCCTGATTCAACAATTTCCAATTCTACAGGCGATACATTGGCGCGGTTGCCAACAGTGCGATGATGAGTATAAGGAATGTGGCTGGAATCGAGAACATTTTCCATTAATGTCAAAGCATCGTAAGGTAAGTCTCGAAAGGTATTTAGGCAAACCCAGCCATCTGGATCTTCTTCTAAAATATCAACGATGGGAACCGGAGTTTTCGCAGCATTCTCAGCTTTACCAGGATAAACAAACAATAACCCTTGGCTTACTGTGGTTGGGAGTGATTTCGCACAAGCGCGGGGAGATGTTTCGGCTTTTGTTCCTGGTACTTGTTGGGGAATGCTTTCACATTTGCCTGTTCCCGAAAATGCCCAACCGTGATAAGGACATTCTAACCAGCCATCTTCGTTGACTCTGCCTTCGGAAAGTGGCGCTAAACGGTGTGGACATTGGTCTTCAAAGGCTCGCCAAGTTTGTTCATTTTTGTCCCACCATAAAACTAAGTCTTGCTCTAGTAAGGTGAAGCGTGTTAGCTGGGATTTATCTAAATCGGTGACATAGTGGACAGGATACCAAACTTCTAACCAATCAAAGCGTTCTGGGTCTAGTCCACCAGCAAATAAATTTTCTGTGGTTGTTGGGGATAATGGCTCTAACAGGCTGTTGGACATAATGAGTGAGATGCGTCAAGTAATAATTGTCTACTCACCAAAAATGTAACAATTTTTTAACGATGATGGCAGGCCAGCAGCATGAAATCAGCCAATGGTCTAAATTAACAAGCAGTTGCACAAAACAATTTCAACACTATGGCAGTAGACACAAGGGAATGTGCAGAGGCGAAACTAGCGTTACGTCAGGCTTTGGCTGCTTGCGGTGGCAACACTAAGGATGAAACTGTAATTGCTGCGATTGAAAATCTGCGACTTGTCAACCCGAATCCAGCACCAACTCGCAACGGTAAGCTATTAGATAGCAACTGGGTATTAATTAGTGCGCCTAATTTTCCTGGTGGTGAACGTTTGGCAAATGGTAAGTTTGCCTATACTCTTGGTCGTTTGGCGTTTAATATGTTTCAGCCGACAAAACTAAAATTAGTAATTGACCGAGTTTCACAACCTGTTTTTTTATTAGGAAATGGCGAACAGCGCAGTCACGATATTGTTGTCGAATTTACGACGGCTGATGAAAATTATCCGCAGATATCTGGGGTTGTGCGAAATTTAGGTGTGTGTGAACCAATTAGTGATACTGTGCTACAAGTCAAATTTACTGGGGGAATTTTAGCACCACAAGACCCAACTAAAATGGATGAATGGCTTGCAGTTTTTGGTCAGCAGAGTCAAAATGTCAAACGCAGTTTTAAAGACAGTTTGATATTGGGTTTTTTGAAGTTAATGTTTGGTCTGGTTCCACCACAAGGAATTAATGCTGAGACTGGAGAGGTTAAGTTTATCATGGAGCGATCGCCTAAAGGTCGCCTAGAAATTCTCTATCTTGATGAGGAGTTGCGAATCACTTATGGCGAAAAGGGAACCATTTTAGTATGTGAAAGGCAATAACAATCATAATGAAGGCAGGAGACAGGAGGCAGGAGTCAAAACGACTGCTATATTTGAAATTTACAATACTAAGCTTCAAAAATAATATTCCTACTGTCTACTCCCTAAGTTCTACTCCCACTCATGCTCATGCAAACCCCCTCTACTGTTTCAAATTTAATTGCTGCGGGCTTTCATGCACTTTCCGATCCGCTACGGATTAATATATTGGAATTATTGCGACAGCAAGAACTTTGTGTATGTGATTTATGCGATGCTTTGAGTGTAAGTCAATCAAAACTCTCATTTCACCTCAAAACATTGAAGGACGCTCGTTTAGTTAATTCCCGTCAAGAAGGACGCTGGATTTATTACGGTTTAAATATTCCGCAGTTTAGTGTTTTAGAGCAATATTTAGCAGATTATCGTCAGCATAGTTTGATATCACCTGTACGTTCTTGTTGTGATTAGATCAGGATTTGTTCTGTGAAGACTGGGTGTAGGGGTGTAAGGGTATAAGGGTGTAAAGATTTGGAATAACTACACCCTTCTTTAAACCCTTAATTTTTCTATAGATATAACTCAGCACTCTCATCACTAACGCGCTTTAGTATCTGGTACAACTGGTAATTTAGGTTTTTGTTGTGATTGTTGTTCTTTTTGTGCTTGCAATTTTTGTTGGGCGATGGGTTGATTAGCTAATGCTAAAGTATTTTTGGGATCAAGTTGTAAGGTAGCAGTAAAAGTATTGACAGCATCTTCTAATTTACCCAATCTTAATAAGGCAACGCCTTTACCAGCTAAAATATTTGCATCCATAGGAGCCAAAGTACTAGCTTGGTTATAAGCATTAATCGCCTCATCATATCGAGCTAAATTAAATAGAACTATGCCTCGGTTGTACCATCCTTGCGGTAAATTAGGATTGATACCAATTGCTCTATCCGCAGATACCAAGGCTTCTTGATTTCTTGATAAATGCCATAAAACCACACTGCGGTTAGCCCAAATATTTGCTATGAGTGATTGATCTGTGAATTTGCCTACATTTTCTAATGCTTTATTATAAGCTGCTAGGGATGCAGAATAGCGGTCTAATGTTTTAAGGATTCTGCCTTTATTAAACCATGCTTGAGCATATTTCGGATTAATTTCAGTGGCGCGATCGCTACTAGCAATTGCATCAGAATATCTGCCTAAATACCATTGAGTTGCTGCACGATTATTCCATGCTTCAGCATAGTTGGGATTGAGGGCGATAGCTCTTTCGATTGAGGCTAATCCTTCTTCGTAATTTCCTAATCCAGCTAAGGCGATACCTCGTTCTTGCCAAGCTAAGGCGGGACTAATATCTCCCCAGCGGCTATCACCTTGGAGTGCTTGTTCTGCGGCTGCT encodes the following:
- a CDS encoding Rieske 2Fe-2S domain-containing protein, with amino-acid sequence MSNSLLEPLSPTTTENLFAGGLDPERFDWLEVWYPVHYVTDLDKSQLTRFTLLEQDLVLWWDKNEQTWRAFEDQCPHRLAPLSEGRVNEDGWLECPYHGWAFSGTGKCESIPQQVPGTKAETSPRACAKSLPTTVSQGLLFVYPGKAENAAKTPVPIVDILEEDPDGWVCLNTFRDLPYDALTLMENVLDSSHIPYTHHRTVGNRANVSPVELEIVESGKWGFKGLWQEGPRKGTLGKQDTTFIAPGLMWHDLTSKQFGRTLTVVYATPIRKGECRLFARFPFKFSSKLPGLFIKLTPRWYSHLGQNGVLEDDQIFLHHQERYLEQKGGTDNFTKAFYLPTKADIFVFQLRSWVKQYCAESFPGKTLPPPLPKEALLDRYHSHTKHCSSCRTALKNLQRLRLGVVIATALIWSLLSLSVLLPGHTSNLTVIIANLAVLLGGGIWFGLGKLEKQFYQGREIPPRNI
- a CDS encoding tetratricopeptide repeat protein — translated: MLGILKAWHRKKNGQLEEAIASFDQAVAMNPKDAEIWLEHGRALAAIGKPEQAAVSYEFAVKLSPNYALALASQSASFNKLGKFKEAQAAAEQALQGDSRWGDISPALAWQERGIALAGLGNYEEGLASIERAIALNPNYAEAWNNRAATQWYLGRYSDAIASSDRATEINPKYAQAWFNKGRILKTLDRYSASLAAYNKALENVGKFTDQSLIANIWANRSVVLWHLSRNQEALVSADRAIGINPNLPQGWYNRGIVLFNLARYDEAINAYNQASTLAPMDANILAGKGVALLRLGKLEDAVNTFTATLQLDPKNTLALANQPIAQQKLQAQKEQQSQQKPKLPVVPDTKAR
- a CDS encoding mobilization protein, encoding MPTIHLIDGEKGGVGKSLVTRTMIQYCLDKKIPFVPIETDRSNPDVAGVYKGMCQYAVFTEDERQADKADRIFEMAMSKPVIVNLAAQSHRAVKNWIDKNQLLELGSAEGVSFCKWFVTTGGYDSLNLFVQSINSYGEKVPHVLVRNCGLCDDWEHVDSDPNMQQLVQKHNVRVVDFPKLAYKERNIIDQTRMTFSEAREYKEFGILSKQRVVHFLKLAYAAFEKVGIWYEEVKQA
- a CDS encoding ArsR/SmtB family transcription factor, yielding MQTPSTVSNLIAAGFHALSDPLRINILELLRQQELCVCDLCDALSVSQSKLSFHLKTLKDARLVNSRQEGRWIYYGLNIPQFSVLEQYLADYRQHSLISPVRSCCD
- a CDS encoding PAP/fibrillin family protein, with the protein product MAVDTRECAEAKLALRQALAACGGNTKDETVIAAIENLRLVNPNPAPTRNGKLLDSNWVLISAPNFPGGERLANGKFAYTLGRLAFNMFQPTKLKLVIDRVSQPVFLLGNGEQRSHDIVVEFTTADENYPQISGVVRNLGVCEPISDTVLQVKFTGGILAPQDPTKMDEWLAVFGQQSQNVKRSFKDSLILGFLKLMFGLVPPQGINAETGEVKFIMERSPKGRLEILYLDEELRITYGEKGTILVCERQ